A window of the Phaseolus vulgaris cultivar G19833 chromosome 5, P. vulgaris v2.0, whole genome shotgun sequence genome harbors these coding sequences:
- the LOC137835998 gene encoding protein ANTI-SILENCING 1-like: MSRPPSSPANVGEVIDFKWGKKRGIGVKNRDTHYYESFVYEGVEYFLHDCVYLFTTGHVETSIGKLVKIYEKPTREKMIKVIWFFRPMEIRNFLGKYQPCWNELFLASGEGKGLSNINYLESIIGKCTVVCTSKDKRNPKPSEMELKKADYFFNCTFDVIRRVIIDKFTDEIDGVKVEQFFNRRRVDKTSNHLHVGTNIRPEIVAKTCITSHCQVNNKAEGRTSENIFPKQSSVSYPYKKRKIMEEKANIGRSSKTPDEEEIDEKNVEIKQEEKLKTDQNVINVIERPDAGKRRWFKNMPWDERLRRAQELNTLVLLNNLDPSYTSYEVEDLIWCALKAKVEARMIEWLPSSSTYYGRAFVIFKTKCEAESAISELNRRCLSLGEGRIVSAKKGTLCEPDHKRKFSGHLVIDRPALQRQNQEMRNAVSTSHCSQPNTIEYHMAIEWLLHYAKFNACWKALHQRQMKEIQDVKNKLKMDKNFSV; the protein is encoded by the exons ATGTCACGGCCACCGTCATCACCGGCAAATGTTGGAGAAGTGATAGATTTTAAGTGGGGCAAGAAGAGGGGAATCGGTGTGAAGAACAGGGACACTCACTACTATGAGTCCTTTGTTTACGAGGGTGTGGAGTATTTTCTACATGATTGTGTCTACTTGTTCACTACAGGGCATGTTGAAACTTCCATTGGCAAGCTTGTCAAGATATACGAGAAACCAACTCGTGAAAAGATGATCAAAGTCATTTGGTTTTTCCGGCCCATGGAAATTCGTAACTTCCTGGGGAAGTATCAGCCCTGTTGGAATGAGTTGTTTTTGGCTTCTGGTGAGGGGAAAGGTCTTTCCAATATTAACTACCTG gaatCAATTATTGGAAAATGCACTGTTGTTTGCACTTCAAAGGACAAGAGAAATCCCAAGCCATCAGAAATGGAGTTAAAGAAGGCAGACTACTTTTTCAATTGCACGTTTGATGTTATAAGGCGTGTAATCATTGATAAATTTACCGATGAGATTGATGGAGTTAAAG TGGAACAGTTCTTTAACAGGAGAAGGGTTGATAAAACCAGTAACCATCTGCATGTTGGGACAAATATTAGACCCGAAATTGTGGCTAAGACTTGTATTACCTCACACTGTCAAGTTAACAATAAAGCTGAAGGGAGAACTTCTGAGAATATTTTTCCAAAGCAATCATCAGTTTCCTATCCATATAAAAAGAGGAAGATTATGGAAGAGAAGGCAAACATTGGTCGAAGTAGCAAAACTCCTGATGAAGAGGAAATTGATGAGAAGAATGTAGAAATCAAACAAgaagaaaagttaaaaacaGACCAAAATGTTATTAATGTAATTGAAAGGCCTGATGCA GGAAAAAGAAGGTGGTTTAAGAACATG CCTTGGGATGAAAGACTGCGGAGAGCTCAAGAGTTGAATACCTTGGTTTTACTGAATAATCTGGATCCATCCTACACATCATATGAAGTGGAG GATCTTATTTGGTGTGCTCTCAAAGCAAAGGTTGAGGCAAGGATGATAGAATGGCTCCCGAGTTCGAGTACATACTACG GTAGAgcatttgttatttttaaaacaaaatgtgAAGCTGAATCTGCAATATCCGAGTTAAACAGAAGATGCCTTAGTCTTGGAGAAGGGAG GATTGTCAGTGCCAAGAAGGGAACTCTCTGTGAGCCTGACCATAAGAGAAAATTCAGTGGCCATTTGGTCATTGACAGACCTGCGCTTCAAAGGCAAAACCAGGAGATG AGAAATGCAGTATCAACATCACATTGCTCTCAGCCCAATACAATAGAGTACCATATGGCTATTGAATGGTTACTGCATTATGCCAAGTTTAATGCATGCTGGAAAGCTCTACATCAG AGACAAATGAAGGAGATACAAGATGTGAAGAACAAGCTTAAAATGGATAAGAATTTTTCTGTCTAG